Proteins from a genomic interval of Scomber japonicus isolate fScoJap1 chromosome 10, fScoJap1.pri, whole genome shotgun sequence:
- the kiaa1143 gene encoding uncharacterized protein KIAA1143 homolog, which translates to MNKKVSGVSWVKPAEPSFLKKFKNDVGYKEGPNVDTKRQVMPTLDDDSGSDRDDELPQIVVLKDGDLTTEEVKKIKEDTRGGSEKDDEAPADGKIVFKKPAKRSSSDKFQGITASSSKKKKKSDGGEKKDEEEEEGEKKEVKSGKKVKNNSLLSFGGDDDEEDEED; encoded by the exons ATGAATAAGAAGGTCAGTGGAGTGTCCTGGGTCAAACCAGCAGAGCCGTCCTTTCTCAAGAAGTTTAAAAATGACGTCGGTTACAAAGAAGGACCCAATGTTGATACTAAG CGTCAGGTGATGCCAACACTGGATGATGACAGCGGGAGTGATAGAGATGATGAATTACCTCAAATTGTGGTCCTAAAAGATGGAGACCTGACTACAGAGGAAGTGAAAAAGATCAAGGAGGACACACGTGGTGGCTCGGAGAAAG ACGATGAAGCTCCAGCTGATGGTAAAATCGTTTTCAAGAAACCAGCCAAGCGTTCCTCCTCAGACAAATTCCAGGGCATCACCGCCAGCTCcagcaaaaagaagaagaagagcgatggaggagagaagaaggacgaggaggaggaggagggggagaagaaggaggtgAAGTCTGGAAAGAAAGTCAAAAATAACAGCCTTCTGTCATTCGGAGGGGATGATGacgaagaggatgaggaggactAA
- the LOC128366539 gene encoding transmembrane protein 42-like yields MISGSFYALLAGCLAAASSLCAKLTVGADYLKEMCEAGLKQDADYCDWLHIPLRLACGGLLLTCNTVMWTFFSKALRHCSSSARATVTTTASNFICSAVLGRVIFGETHALLWWVGISVTLCGLLVLHGSTSQTLPQEEDKKDK; encoded by the exons ATGATCTCTGGGTCATTTTACGCCTTGTTAGCGGGCTGTTTAGCCGCTGCTAGCTCTCTGTGTGCTAAGCTAACAGTGGGAGCAGACTACCTGAAGGAGATGTGTGAAGCTGGCCTCAAACAAGACGCAGACTACTGTGACTGG CTCCACATCCCCCTGCGGCTGGCGTGCGGAGGTCTGCTGTTGACCTGCAATACTGTCATGTGGACCTTCTTCTCCAAGGCTCTCCGGCACTGCTCCTCTTCAGCCAGGGCCACGGTGACTACCACTGCATCCAACTTCATCTGCTCT gCTGTACTTGGGAGGGTAATTTTTGGAGAGACCCATGCACTTCTATGGTGGGTGGGTATCTCTGTCACTCTGTGTGGGCTGCTGGTGCTTCATGGATCCACATCTCAGACCCTGCCACAGGAGGAGGATAAAAAAGACAAGTAA